A window from Acropora palmata chromosome 14, jaAcrPala1.3, whole genome shotgun sequence encodes these proteins:
- the LOC141866703 gene encoding putative skeletal organic matrix protein 5, which translates to MQSAYRFLAVIVLAVFLNDAFASADANQTPLASRGSVVCNLIQDSHVNAAIKNLETKLEILIALVNKTRPLQPAPSPIPASSCNEIFQKQRMTKSQVYTLMLGSRNIPVYCHMGDFGCGSGGWTPVMKTDGTKKTFHYSSHFWSDRKVYNLAEGKTGFEKQETKLPSYWETRFSKICLGMRSGSTTRFVVIRRSANSLYALIADGRYRALSLGRNKWKSLIGSQASLQRNCNKEGFNLLGGNRHSKARIGIVANQENNCLTCDSRIGFGTGGLYDDSNTCGNQATHAPDNGNKHIKAMGYILVQ; encoded by the exons ATGCAATCTGCCTATCGCTTTCTCGCAGTGATTGTTCTCGCAGTTTTCTTGAATGATGCTTTTGCCTCGGCCGATGCGAACCAAACGCCGCTTGCCAGTAGAGGCAGCGTGGTTTGCAATCTGATTCAAGACTCACACGTCAACGCAGCAATAAAAAACTTGGAAACAAAGTTGGAAATTCTCATTGCACTGGTCAACAAGACGCGTCCTCTGCAACCCGCACCTTCAC cTATTCCTGCTTCATCTTGCAacgaaatatttcaaaagcaaaG GATGACCAAGAGCCAGGTGTACACGCTGATGCTTGGGTCACGAAACATTCCAGTTTATTGTCATATGGGAGACTTCGGATGCGGAAGTGGAGGATGGACCCCTGTTATGAAAACTGATGGCACAAAG AAAACCTTCCACTATTCCTCTCACTTCTGGAGCGACAGGAAAGTTTACAACCTTGCAGAAGGGAAGACTggctttgaaaaacaagaaaccaaATTGCCATCTTATTGGGAGACACGCTTCTCAAAGATTTGTCTCGGAATGAGGAGCGGCTCAACAACAAGATTCGTGGTCATTCGCCGAAGCGCCAACTCATTGTACGCACTTATCGCTGACGGAAGATACCGAGCTTTGTCACTGGGCCGTAACAAGTGGAAGTCTCTTATTGGTTCACAAGCCTCACTACAGAGGAATTGCAATAAAGAAGGGTTCAACCTTCTGGGTGGAAACAGGCACTCAAAAGCAAGGATCGGCATCGTTGCAAACCAAGAAAACAACTGTTTAACTTGTGACTCCAGAATTGGATTTGGAACTGGAGGTTTATATGACGACTCAAATACGTGTGGAAACCAGGCTACCCATGCGCCTGATAATGGCAATAAACACATCAAAGCCATGGGATATATCCTGGTTCAGTGA
- the LOC141866702 gene encoding putative skeletal organic matrix protein 5: MQSEFPFLAVIVLLVALNDAFTSACADQKPSAEKPTMVCNLIQDSHVSAEIKNLETKLENLIALVNKTYSLQTAPPPVPASSCNDIFQKQRVTKSQVYTLMLGSRKIPVYCHMGDFGCGSGGWTPVMKTDGTKKTFHYSSRFWSDKNVYNLAGGKSGFDKQETKLPSYWETHFSKICLGMRSGLTTRFVVIDRSANSLHALIADGRYRALSLGRNKWKSLIGSQASLQRNCNKEGFNLLGGGSRFSKARIGIVANQENNCLSCDSRIGFGTGGYPDDSNTCGNAATIHTDNGDKHIKAMGYILVQ, translated from the exons ATGCAGTCAGAGTTTCCGTTTCTCGCAGTGATCGTTCTCCTAGTTGCCTTGAATGATGCCTTCACCTCGGCATGTGCGGATCAAAAGCCATCAGCCGAAAAACCTACCATGGTTTGCAATCTGATTCAAGACTCGCATGTCAGcgcagaaataaaaaacttggAAACGAAGTTGGAAAACCTCATTGCACTGGTCAACAAGACGTACTCTCTGCAAACCGCACCTCCAC cTGTCCCTGCTTCATCTTGCAACGACATATTTCAAAAGCAAAG GGTGACTAAGAGCCAGGTGTACACGCTGATGCTTGGGTCAAGAAAAATTCCAGTTTATTGTCATATGGGAGACTTCGGATGCGGAAGTGGAGGATGGACCCCTGTTATGAAAACTGATGGCACAAAG AAAACCTTCCACTATTCCTCTCGTTTCTGGAGCGACAAAAACGTTTACAATCTTGCAGGAGGGAAGAGTGGCTTTGACAAACAAGAAACCAAATTGCCCTCTTATTGGGAGACACACTTCTCAAAGATTTGTCTCGGAATGAGGAGCGGCTTAACAACAAGATTCGTGGTCATTGACCGAAGCGCCAACTCATTGCACGCACTTATCGCTGACGGAAGATACCGAGCTTTGTCACTGGGCCGTAACAAGTGGAAGTCTCTTATTGGTTCACAAGCCTCACTACAGAGGAATTGCAATAAAGAAGGGTTCAACCTTCTGGGTGGAGGCAGCAGATTCTCAAAAGCAAGGATCGGCATCGTTGCAAACCAAGAAAACAACTGTTTAAGTTGTGACTCCAGAATTGGATTTGGAACTGGAGGTTATCCTGACGACTCAAACACTTGTGGAAACGCTGCTACAATTCATACTGATAATGGCGATAAACACATCAAAGCCATGGGGTATATCCTGGTTCAGTGA
- the LOC141866713 gene encoding uncharacterized protein LOC141866713 isoform X1, with the protein MAELVPDSEETDEVSEAQGSPLRQRKNRLHFICDRKERAKVDCRTRASLNRTINEWYTRTKTPSVLISLKNGEPCFSCPSELESSFSSFINNTEVRRAFSRSLLQHFPRQFTCDFTFFFGNSKIIWGRRECQPSWWPQTIAFLDPNNAGKKEMRGDDLVVVMNAYGKHQMQEQQTQPQQQGASNKDSININFENVPFTDI; encoded by the exons ATGGCGGAACTAGTACCCGACTCTGAAGAGACt gATGAAGTTAGTGAAGCCCAAGGATCTCCGTTgcgtcaaagaaaaaatagg cttCACTTTATTTGTGACAGAAAGGAAAGGGCAAAGGTAGACTGCCGAACAAGAGCATCTTTAAACAGAACG ATTAATGAGTGGTACACGCGTACAAAGACGCCGTCAGTATTAATTTCCTTAAAAAATGGGGAGCCTTGCTTTTCAT GTCCTTCAGAGTTAGAGTCTTCCTTTTCTTCGTTCATAAATAACACGGAAGTTCGGAGGGCATTTTCCAGAAGCCTTCTGCAACATTTCCCCAGACAGTTTACTTGTgacttcactttttttttcg GAAACTCTAAAATTATTTGGGGCAGGAGGGAATGTCAACCATCATGGTGGCCACAAACAATAGCCTTCCTAGACCCAAATAATGCtggcaaaaaagaaatgagaggaGATGATCTAGTAGTAGTTATGAATGCCTATGGGAAGCACCAGATGCAGGAGCAGCAAACACAGCCACAGCAGCAAGGAGCCAGTAACAAAGATTCtatcaacattaattttgagaatGTCCCCTTCACAGACATCTAA
- the LOC141866713 gene encoding uncharacterized protein LOC141866713 isoform X2 yields the protein MAELVPDSEETDEVSEAQGSPLRQRKNRINEWYTRTKTPSVLISLKNGEPCFSCPSELESSFSSFINNTEVRRAFSRSLLQHFPRQFTCDFTFFFGNSKIIWGRRECQPSWWPQTIAFLDPNNAGKKEMRGDDLVVVMNAYGKHQMQEQQTQPQQQGASNKDSININFENVPFTDI from the exons ATGGCGGAACTAGTACCCGACTCTGAAGAGACt gATGAAGTTAGTGAAGCCCAAGGATCTCCGTTgcgtcaaagaaaaaatagg ATTAATGAGTGGTACACGCGTACAAAGACGCCGTCAGTATTAATTTCCTTAAAAAATGGGGAGCCTTGCTTTTCAT GTCCTTCAGAGTTAGAGTCTTCCTTTTCTTCGTTCATAAATAACACGGAAGTTCGGAGGGCATTTTCCAGAAGCCTTCTGCAACATTTCCCCAGACAGTTTACTTGTgacttcactttttttttcg GAAACTCTAAAATTATTTGGGGCAGGAGGGAATGTCAACCATCATGGTGGCCACAAACAATAGCCTTCCTAGACCCAAATAATGCtggcaaaaaagaaatgagaggaGATGATCTAGTAGTAGTTATGAATGCCTATGGGAAGCACCAGATGCAGGAGCAGCAAACACAGCCACAGCAGCAAGGAGCCAGTAACAAAGATTCtatcaacattaattttgagaatGTCCCCTTCACAGACATCTAA